The DNA sequence CTGCTGCAGTTCACGATCAACCATGACCAGCTGCAACCGTTTCCGGAATATCCCATCTGAATACTGCCCCTGGGACTCCTCGGTCCGGTTGAACATCATATCGACAAGGGCATCTTCTACTTGGCCGGTGATCTCCACGGACGGGAAGACCCGTCCACTGTCCATGGGCGACCGGGCCCCCGTGGGCGACCGAGCTGGCTGGTGGAAGGGGAAAAGGGAGACATTGGTTCATCCCCCGGCATTCTGGGCGGAACCGGTGTTGGCGAATGCCGATATCCCCCAAGTCATGCCAGAGCACCCCCCCCACTCAGGTGGTGGGGAGAATGAGACAATGATGGGGGCCCGGGTAAGCGAAGCTTGCCTTTACCAGATTGCGATGCGGTCCTCGGGCTTGATATAAACCGCGGAACCCTCCTGCACATCAAAGGCCTCATAGAACTCAGCAATATTGCCGGCGATGGTGTTGCAACGGAACTCCGCGGGGGAGTGCGGATCGATCGCCAGATACTGCACGGCCATCTCCGGACGGATCGCCGTGCGCCAGACACGCGCCCACGACAGGAAGAGACGCTGCAGACCGTTGAACTTCCGGTCGGCCAGCTCAGACTCTGCACCGTCGGCAGCAAACGGGGCCTCGGGGGAGGTTTCAAATGTCAGGCCCTTGTCCGCCAGATATTTGCGATAAGCCACCACCGCGATACCCAATCCGCCCAGGTCACCGATATTTTCACCGACAGTGAACGCGCCGTTGACACCAGTGGTCTTGATGTCATTCTTCTTCAACACCGCTGGAACCAGGCCATCGAACTGGTCAATCAGTTTGGTGGTGAGCTTCGTGAACTCCGTCCGGTCCTCCTCAGTCCACCAGGAATTCAGATTGCCGTCGCCGTCATACTGGCTACCCTGATCATCAAAACCATGCCCGATCTCATGGCCGATGACAGCACCAATCGCACCGAAGTTCTCAGCGGCATCAGCCTCAGGATCGAAGAACGGCGGCCGGAGAATCGCAGCGGGGAAGGTGATGTCATTAACCACCGGGTTGTAGAAGGCATTAACCGTCTGCGGGGTGGTCACCCACTCTTCCCGGTCGGCGGGTTTCCCGATCTTATTCAGCTCATAATCATGCCGGAACGCAGTACCCCGCCGTACATTCTCCACCAGATCCGCGCCGCTGGCACTGAACTCCAGCCCCTCAAAAGAACGCCATTTCTCCGGGTAACCGATCTTCGCGTTGAACTTCTCGAGCTTTTCCAGCGCCCGCTCCCGCGTCGCCGGCGTCATCCACGCAAGACTGCTGATCCGCTCGCGGTAGGCCGCGACCAGATAATCGACGAGTTCGAGCATCTCCGCCTTGCTGCTTGGCGGAAAGTGCTTTTCGACGAACCGCCTACCTATCTCCTCACCGACCGTCCTCTCCGCCAGGGCGATCGCCCGCTTCCAACGATCCTTCTGCATGGTCACCCCCGAGAGCTTCGTTCCATAGAAATCGAAGTTTGCCTGCGAACTCTCCTCAGACAGCAGACCTGCCCGACTCCGCAGCACATGCCACGTGGCCCACAGCTGCCAATCCGCCAGACGATCAGGCGTGAGCAGCTTATTCAGATGCTCCGTATAGGACGGCATCATGTTCACCAGCTTCACCTGAGGAAGATTCGAGCCGATCAGCAGCGCACGGACCCGACTCGGCACCTCCTCGAACTCCATCGGATTATGGGTGGCCACCGCATCACGGGTCTTCACCACATCCCAGTGCCCACGGGCGATCTCTGTTTCCAGGGCGACGATGCGCTTCGCAGCAGTATCCGCATCCAGACCAAACAGACGGGTCGGATCTAAAAGACCCAGCATGCGGGCGACATGCTCCCCGTAACTCTGCAGCGTGTCCGCATGGGACTCATCACGGTAGTACGCCTCATCCGGCAGGCCGATACCCGACTGCATGATGTAGGCAATCGCGTCATTGGATGAGGAACCCTTCTCCACCCAGTAACCGATCGGCGCCCCCACGCCCTCCCGGTCAAGCTCACCCAGAACCGTGGCGAACTCATCGATATTGGCCACTGACAATCTGTCCAGATCCGAATCGATGGCCTTGACACCAATCTCATCGATGGTCTCTGCATCCATGAACGAGGCATAAATCGCGCCCGCACGCCCGGAATCCTCCCTCACGATCTGATGGACGTCCTCCTCCGCATCATCACGAAGCTTATGGAATGTCCCATCCACCGCGCGATCATCCGGGATGACGTGCGTATCGAGCCAAGGACCATTTACATAACGATAGAGATCTTTCATACGGCCCACTTTAGACAAGTCGCCTATCCGTGGGAGGCGCAGTGGGGTGGTGGCCTGTCGCGTGTGCATAAGGGTGCGGGTTACTCCGGCAGTAGGACTTGCCCGGCGTCTAGTTGGTACCCTTTTGCCCGCCCGGCCCCGCCAAGCTCCCGCCCGGCCCCGTTGGACCCCCGCTTCGGCGGCGTTTTACCTGTCGCGTGTGCATAAGGGTGCGGGTTACTCCGGCAACAGGACCTGTCCGGCGTCTAGTCGGTACCCTTTTGCCCGCCCGGCTCCGCCCGGCCACGCCAAGCCCCGCTGAGCTCCCGCAAGCCCATCGGATACGATTCAGGAAACCCCAGCTACGAGTTCACCGGGTAGCCTTTGTAACGTGAGTTCTACAGAGGGCATGTATCAGCTGAAACCCGTGGGGAGGGGGAGTCTGTGGTGGTCGATCATCGGATTGGCACTCGTACTTCTCCTGTTGCCGGTGGGTATCAATGCAGTGGTTCCGGAGCAAAGGAATAGCTATCAGCCATTAATCGTTGGATCGTTCGGTTATGAATGGGAAGTTCCGGTCGTCACGGAGGCAGACGCCCCGGTGATGTGTGAGATGACAACCGATGAACTGCTTATGAAGTACTGGGAATGTAATGGCGATACAACGGTGGTCACCATGATGGTGGAGGATGTGGAGGATCCTGCTAATTCTCTCCGCCGCATGGTCCGGGCTGGTCTCACCACTCAGGTTTCGGATGATATTCCGGCTGTGAGCAGTGAGGATGGTCGTTCCCATGCGATGTACGTGCCGGGGGAGTCTGTGGGGGAGTTCGTGAATCTGCCGATTGTCGCTGTGAGCCAGCGCGGTGAAGGCGATTATGAGCACCTGACTGCGGTGGCGATCATCAACGGTTTCTCCAATGATTATTACGCCACCCATATCTGGTCGAGTATGGCTAAAGAACGTGGGTTGCCTTATGGGCAGGAGTTCCCGTTGGAAATGGAGGGATCGGAGGATCCCTTCAATGACAGTCCCTTCGGTGAGCTGCCCTGGGATGAGCTGCCGTGGGAGGATCTGCTCAATGAACCG is a window from the Corynebacterium faecale genome containing:
- a CDS encoding M13 family metallopeptidase, with protein sequence MKDLYRYVNGPWLDTHVIPDDRAVDGTFHKLRDDAEEDVHQIVREDSGRAGAIYASFMDAETIDEIGVKAIDSDLDRLSVANIDEFATVLGELDREGVGAPIGYWVEKGSSSNDAIAYIMQSGIGLPDEAYYRDESHADTLQSYGEHVARMLGLLDPTRLFGLDADTAAKRIVALETEIARGHWDVVKTRDAVATHNPMEFEEVPSRVRALLIGSNLPQVKLVNMMPSYTEHLNKLLTPDRLADWQLWATWHVLRSRAGLLSEESSQANFDFYGTKLSGVTMQKDRWKRAIALAERTVGEEIGRRFVEKHFPPSSKAEMLELVDYLVAAYRERISSLAWMTPATRERALEKLEKFNAKIGYPEKWRSFEGLEFSASGADLVENVRRGTAFRHDYELNKIGKPADREEWVTTPQTVNAFYNPVVNDITFPAAILRPPFFDPEADAAENFGAIGAVIGHEIGHGFDDQGSQYDGDGNLNSWWTEEDRTEFTKLTTKLIDQFDGLVPAVLKKNDIKTTGVNGAFTVGENIGDLGGLGIAVVAYRKYLADKGLTFETSPEAPFAADGAESELADRKFNGLQRLFLSWARVWRTAIRPEMAVQYLAIDPHSPAEFRCNTIAGNIAEFYEAFDVQEGSAVYIKPEDRIAIW